In Desulfofustis limnaeus, the genomic stretch CTGGGCAAACCAACCTCTTCCGGCGTGATGCGGTAGCTGCTGACCTGGCCATCCCGCAACTCCGCCACCAGGGTACTGCCGGTGATGGTCAACTCGTCGAGATTGCCTTCCCCATGCACCACCAGGGCACGTCTCGAGCCGAGCCGGCCGAGTACCTCGGCCAGTTGCTCGGTCAACTCGGCGGCAAAGACGCCGAGCACCTGGACATTGGCCCCGGCGGGGTTGGTCAACGGACCGAGGATGTTGAAGATGGTTCTGATGCCGATTTCCCGGCGCGGCCCGATGGCATATTTCATGGCACCGTGCAGGGCCGGGGCAAAGAGAAAGCCGATACCGGTGCGCCTGATGCACTCCCCAACCTGTTCGGGCGTCAGGTCCAGCCTGACCCCGGCCGCCTCCAGGACATCGGCGGAGCCGCAGGAACTGGAGACCGAGCGGTTGCCGTGTTTGGCCACGGTAAAACCACATCCGGCCACGACAAACGCCGAGGTGGTGGAGACGTTGAAGGTCCCGGAACAATCGCCACCGGTCCCGCAGGTATCGATCACCGTGCCGCCTGCGGCCATGTCGACTCCGGTATCGACCGTCTTCGCTTTCTCCCGCATGACTCGGACGGCCCCGGCGATCTCGTCGACCGTTTCCCCTTTCATGCGCAGTCCGGTCAAAAAGGAGCCGATCTGGGCCGGGGTGGCGGCTCCGCTCATGATCTCAGTCATCACCTGGTACATCTCCAATTCGGAGAGATGGACCCGATTGACTACCTGGGTGATCGCTTCTCTGATCGTCATCTGGTTTGCCTCGTTGATGTTCCGCGGGTAACCGCTTAACCGGCGCGCCCGAGCAGTTGCAGGTAATCGGGAGCGAGGAAATTACGCAGCAGGTAACGGCCGGCGGAGGTCATGATCGATTCCGGATGAAATTGTACCCCTTCCACCGGCAGCGTGCGATGCCGCACCCCCATCAATTCCTGCTGGTCGGTGCGCGCGGTCGCCTCCAGGCACTCGGGCAGAGTGTGATCCCGCACCACCAGGGAGTGGTAGCGCATACCGTCAAAAGGATTGGGCAACCCGGTAAAGACCCCGCGGCCGTCGTGAAAGATGGGGCTGGTTTTCCCGTGCATGATCCGGTCGGCACGCACCACTTCCCCGCCGAAGGCTTCTCCTATCGCCTGATGTCCGAGGCAGATACCGAGAAGCGGCACCGTTGGCCCGAATGTCGTGATGACCGCAATGGAGATACCGGCCTCTTTCGGTGTACACGGGCCGGGCGAGATGATCAGGCGACGCGGCGCCAAATCCCGAAGTTCCTCAAGCGTAATCTGGTCGTTGCGGAAGACGCGGACGGTCTCCCGAACTCCGCTTTCCTCGTTCAGATCGGCGATGGTCTGAACGATGTTGTAGGTGAACGAATCGTAATTGTCGATAATGATTATCATCGCTTAAAACTTCCGTTCGGCCAGCTCGACGGCCCGGCGCAGACCCATCGATTTGTTGACCGTCTCCTCGAATTCCGCCTGTGGATCAGAGTCGGCCACGATCCCGGCGCCGGCCTGGATAAAGACCTCTGTGCCGTGCAGCACAAAGGTACGGATGGTGATACAAAAATCCATGTTGCCGGAGAAGCCGAAATAGCCCACCGAACCGGCGTAGGGTCCACGCCGCTGTGGCTCCAACTCTTCGATGATCTCCATGGCCCTGATCTTGGGAGCGCCACTGACGGTACCCGCCGGGAAACAAGCCGATACCACGTCAAACTGGTCACAACCAGGGGCGATGGTCCCGTGCACGCCCGACACCAGATGCATGACGTGGCTGTAGCGCTCCACGGTCATCAAGTCCTTGACCCGCACACTGCCGCCCCGGGCCACCCGCCCCACATCGTTGCGGCCCAGATCGACCAGCATCAGATGCTCGGCGCGCTCCTTCGGATCAGCCAGCAGTTCCTGCTCCAAGGCCGCGTCTTCACTGGCATCTCTGCCTCGCGGCCTGGTTCCGGCAATCGGTCGCAACTCGATCGACTCGCCTTCTTTCCTAACCAGAATCTCCGGTGATGAGCCGATCTGCACCAACTCCCCGAACTTGAGAAAAAAGAGGTACGGACTCGGGTTGATATGCCGCAGAGCACGATACATCGACAGGGGCGAGGCCTCGGTGGTGGTCTGGAAGCGTTGTGACAACACCACCTGGAAGATATCGCCGGCCCGAATATATTCCTTGGCCCGCTCGACCATCTCATGAAACTGGCGGGCCTCCATGTTGGCGGTAAAGCTGTGGGGTCTCGGTTCACCTCGGTGGCGCTCGAAAAAGCCTGCCGGAACCGGCGCCGCAAGGGCGGATACCACTTTTTGCAGGCGGGTGACCCCGTCGTGGTAGTGCATCCCCGGGTCGTCGCCGCTGCCGGTATCTACCCAACAGATGACGGTAACGGTCTGCCGCAGGTTGTCGTGCACCAGGACGGTACCGGGGATCATGAAAGAGGCGTCGGGAACAGTCAGATGTTCATGAAGATCCGGCAGCTTTTCCATGAAACGGACCATGTCATAGCCCAGATAGCCGACGGCGCCGCCGCAGAAACGGGGCAGGTCGGCATCGTCCCAGGCATCCATATCCTGCAGTATCCGGCGCAGGATCAGCAACGGGTTGTCCTCGGTCATCCGGCTCCACTGGTCGCCGCTGTGCGGTGACGAAACATGCACCTGGTGATCGACCGAGCGAAAGAGGAGGAGCGGATCAAAACCGATGAACGAATAGCGCCCCCATTTTTCACCACCTTCCATGCTCTCGAACAGAAAGACCTGCTCCTGCTCGTTGTAGATTTTGCAGAACAGAGTCAACGGCGTATCCAGATCGGCAATGATCGTCGCTGCGATCGACACCAACCGCTTGCTCTCTGCCCGGCGGCAGAACTCCGTTGGATCGGGGGTGATATCAACTGCGGTCATGGTCGACGGCGCCTATGAAGAAACTGAAAAGACAAACAATACGAAAAGATAACACATCGATGCCCAGGCCGCATCAGTGATCGTACGAACAAAAAAACCGCCTGGGCAGGGATGCCCGGCGGTTTTTTCCACCTGCACGACGAATCGTTCGGTTCGCTTCGCTGCTACTCAGGCACTGGTCTCCATGCCGTTGACCCGCTTGGTCAGGCGTGAGATCTTGCGCGAAGCGTTCTTCTTGTGGATGGTCCCTTTCGAGGCCGTCTTGGCGATAACCGGGACAGTAACGGCCAAGGCCGCCTTCGCCTCTTCTGCCGAACCGGTCTCAATGACCTGGTTCAGACTTCTGATGGCGGTTTTCATTTTTGAACGATTGACACGGTTGCGCATCCGGCGAACCTGGGATTGACGATTCCGTTTTTCCGCTGATTTATGATTAGCCACGAATTACTTCCTCCTGTTTGGACCTGTTCTATCTCTGGCTGATTGTCCGGCTCGGTACGTAAAGATACCCTGACGGCGCAGGGTGTCCAGCTTGCGTGAAAGACTGATATATTTAATGCGATATGGGAGTCAAGTCAATAACAATTATATCTTAGCCCACCATTTCAATCATGGGGCAGGCCCCTGCTTTCTGTTTGACAGAACCAGTTCGGGTGCGCTACGCTCAAACGGATGGCACCGCCATGGATGGCATTGGCGGCCGCCGATCGACAGCACCTTGACCGGTTGTACCCAACCCAGAGCCGAGACCGTGAGCTTTCCCAGGATCGTTTTTCGCATCATCGAGAACCGGCGTTGCCCGCTCTACCACTATGGCGACGAGTTCAGCGTAACCGGGATCGCCATCTCCATGAACAACGGGGAAGAGCAGTCTTTTTTCACCACTTCGGTCGTCTATTCCCCGGCGAAAAAGGAGGTCTGCAAGATACTCACCGGTGACTTGACCCGCCTCGTCATCCAATACGAGCGGGGGGACAAGATCCCGGTATGCCTGGTCTCCTGCAGTGGCTGTACCGGATCGATCAAGCTCGAGCACAGCAGTGACAACCGCTTGATCGCACCTGAAAGCCCTCCCTCCTCCAATGAAATCGGCTCGATGATGCACCTCTTCAGCGATTTCGCCTTTTTCAGGAACATCGAAAATCACCATCTGGAAAAAGTTGTCCAGTTTTTTCGCCTGAGTACCTACCGAAAAGGCGACATCATTTTGCGCAAGGGAGAATCCGGAGGAAATTTCTTTATCATCGTCACCGGTGGCGTCAACGTCATCAACGAGGTCGGCATCACCATCTCAAAACTGGGTAAAGGCGATGTCTTCGGCGAGATGAGCCTGATCTGCAACGAGAAGGTCAGCGCCACCATCCAGGCCCGGGAAGAGACCTCGATCATCTATATCGACAAGGCCAATTTCAAGAGAATCATCGATCAGTACCCGACCATTCAACTGTATTTCTCCCGGCTCATGGCCAGCCGACTCAACAAAGCGAACATGATCAGGACCGAGGACCTCTCCTCAGCAATGATCGGCAACCTCACCGAAATACCGGCCGAGGCGCTGTTTCAGACCCTGAACATGAACAGCAAGACGGGAATCCTGACCATCAGCGAGTTACCCCGGGGAACGGCCCGTTTTTCGTTCCGGCAGGGCAGCCTGATCAAGGCCAAATACGATATCTTTTCGGGTGAGGCGGCCTTCTACGAGATATTGAAGGAGCATCAGGGGCGCTTCCGTTTCACCCCCGGCATCCCGCCGGAAGACTTCGAGATACCGGAGATCGGCTATTTCATGAAACTGCTGATCGAAGGCATGCGGCGCATCGACGAGACCAGGAACAAGCTGACCAATTGACCCACACCAGCTTCACTCAAGCGTTCCCCGGTAGTTGAAGGTCGGCAGCGGTGCCCCCTTCTCCGTCCCCAGCAGGCGACGGCCCACGTGTTCCAGCTCCTTGCGGCCGGTCTTCAGACCGGACAGATCGATGACCAGGTAAGCGAGTCCCACCTGCTGCAGCTCATCCTGGTAGGGCAGCAGCGAAAAGGGCCGCTGCGGTCGGGTGACCGTGCCGCCCTCCTGCTTTTCGATGACGAACGATTCCCGTTTCGGGCTCAGCAAGGGCCGTCCGTAGACGAAATGATCGGCAGTCAGCCGCGAGGTAAACAGCGGTGGCGCACCGTAGACCGTCAGGCCGAGCAAGGGTTTTCTGCCGCCCCGCTGCTGCCGGCTGCCCACCTGTTGTCGCCAGGCTGCCATCGTTTGGTGCAGACAGGTGCGATCCATTTCGATACAGAGTTGCGCCCCGAGCAGTCCCTCCGAGAAGACCAGGTCCAACGCCTGCGTGTTGAGCAGGTTGAGGGTGTAATCGCCAAAAAGTGAGACCTTATGCCCGGCGAAAAAGGCCATCTGGCTCAAATGGCCAATCTGAAAACTGCGAAACCCGGAGCGAATGAGGATATCGATATCCCGCTGCAGATGGTCGATCCCGGCCGGCACGACCACCGGCGGAAGCGCCCAGATGATCTCCGGGCCGCCCCCTTTACGCAGACCTTTGAGCTGGCCGGCAAAGGACACCGTCTTTTTCTGCAGATTCACCAGGACTCGCCGCGGGCGAAACGGCAACCGCTGGAACAGCAGCTGCGGCGTATCCGTGCGCACCCACAGCTCCGGTTTCGCTGCAGGGAAAAGCCGGTCGGGCTTTGCAGCGTTGCTTCGGGATCGATCCCCGGTACCTTCCGGTATGATCGCCCGGCGCAGCCTCTGGCTCTTCGCCTTGACCTGCTTCTGCCGCTCAGTCGCCGGCTCCCAACGAGGCAGCTCGCGGGCATCGGGCGGTAGCAGGTCTGCTGCGCTTTCGCCGCTGTCCACACGGTAGACGTCGAAGTGAGTGGGGCCCCGGGCGGGGCCGAGCGTCGCCGGCAGCAGCAAGGCCACCCGCTGCCCCGGCTGCGCCGCCGCCACCCTCGACGGGCCGGCCGTGATTGCCTGGAGGGTAAAGGCGACCCGCTCGCCTGAGCGCTCGTCATGGATGCGGATACGGTCGCCAACCCGGCAGGGCTGCTTCACCGCCACCCTACCGTAACATCCGTCCGGGCGGTCCTGAAGCGACTGAATACGGCCAAGATAGCTGCCCATGTTACCGGAATGGTGCGGCGTGATCGCCCCTTTGGGCTGCTGGCTGCGCAGGAAGCCGGACGAGGTCTTGCGCCCGAGGGCCTCGGGAATCAGCTGCCGGGCCTCGCGGATGGCCTGCTCGGCGTCTCTTTCGGGGGCATCGATGACCATCCGGTAGGCCCTGACCACCCGGTCGACGTAGGTGGGTGAACGCAACCTGCCTTCAATTTTCAGCGAGTCGATGCCGAGCCGCTTCAATTCGGGAACCAGAGCCAACCCTTCCAGGTCGTTCATGGAAAAAAAATAGCCGGACCTGGCCTTGCCACCACCCTGGCTGCCGGCCACCGAAAACTTGCGGCGGCACGGCTGCACGCAGGTGCCGCGCAAGCCGCTCTTGCCGCCGAAAAAAGAGGAAAACAAGCACAACCCGGAATAGGAAAAACACATGGCGCCATGGATGAAGATTTCCAGCTCGATCTGCTTGTCCCGCGCCAGTGCGGCTATTTCCTTGAGGGTCAGCTCCCGGGCCAGGACCGCCCGGGCGCACCCGTAACGTTGCAGCAAGGCGAGCCCCTGGCGGTTGCAGGAAGACAGCAGGGTGGAGCCGTGCAGTCGCAGATCGGGAAAAAAGCTGCGCGCCAGTCGGATAAGCCCCAGATCCTGGACGATCAACGCATCCGGCCCGACTTCCTCGAGCCAGCAAAGAGTCTCGAGCAGCAGCGGCAGATCGGTCTCCCGCACCAGGCTGTTGAGGGCGATATGGACCTTCTTGCCGCGCCGATGGGCATAGTGCACCATGGCCCCGATCTCCGGCAGACTGAGATCGCGGGCCAGATTCCTGGCGTTGAGTCGGGGAGCCCCCAGATAGACGGCGTCCGCCCCGGCCTCGATGGCCACCAGGAACGTGTCTTGCGTACCGGCCGGGGCGAGTAGTTCCACAGGGATCCTCTCAGCGCTCGATGACCACTTGATCCTGGCCGCCCATTTCGGACAGCTGGACCTCGATCCGCTCATCCGGGCGGACGGCGGTGATCAGACCCACATAATCCGGCTGGATGGGCAATTGTCGTTCGCCGCGATCGACCAGGCAAGCCAGCTGAATGGTATGCGGCCGCCCGTAATCCATCAAGGCGTCCATGGCGGCGCGAATGGTCCGGCCGGTATAGATGACATCGTCGACCAGTACCAGTTCCACCCCTTCGATATCGAAATCGATCGAGGTTGTCTTCACCACCGGGTTCTGGCTGATCAGGCTCCAGTCATCCCGGTACAAGGTGATGTCGAGGGCACCGCTGGCGGTCGGCACCGAGGTCTGGACATCGATGATTTTTTTGATCCGCTCGGCCAGGAACACACCGCGGGTATGTATGCCGACAATGGCCAGACGACCGGCGGCCTGGTTGCGCTCGAGGATCTGCAGCGAGATCCGTTGCAGCGCCAGACGCAGTTCCTCCCCATTCATGATGATCTGTAGCGAGTTGCTCATCGATGCACCCTCTCCCAGAAATAATCGATTCCCTTCTCGTCGACGAGGTTGAGCGCTTCCGGGAAAGCCTCGCACTCGGCGGCAAAAACCTTGGCAGCAATCTCCTTGACCGTATCCTCCAGCCCGAGACCGACGCATTTTTGTACGATGATCGGCCCCTGGTCGTAGGCCTCATCGGCGAAATGGACGGTGCAACCACTCACCAGACAGCCGCGCTGTCTCACCGCCCGATGCACGCGATCACCGTAGAATCCGGCACCGCAGAACAGCGGGATCAGCGAGGGGTGGATGTTGACCACGCGCCGCTGCAGGTGCGGCGGCGGGACATAGAGCTTCAGGTAACCGGCCAGGCAGACGATGTCGATCTGGTACGCCGCCAGGATGGCATTGGTCTGCTCGCTGTCGGCCGCCACGAAGGCCGGATAACCGTAACGGCGCGCTTTGTCCAGGCCGAGCGCCGAGGCCACGTTGGAGACCACCACCTGGATCGATCCGGCCAGCGTACCGGCCTGGATCCGCTCGTGAAAATTGTCCAGGGTCCGGCCGCTGCCGGAGAGCAAGACCGCCATGTTCAGCATGATGGATACCACCGTGTCGCAATTGGCTGCAGAAAAAACTGATGGCGCATCGGCTCAACTGACGGTAGCCGGGTCGATCCGATTCAACCAGGCGGAGATGGCCGTGTCGTAGCGTGAGGTCAGGTCAAACACCTTTTGCGCCAGCCGGAACCGGGTGGCCAGCGTGGTCGTGCCCTGGCTGCCGATTTCCGCCAGCACCAGGTCGTAATCGGCCGGATCGACCACCACGGTGACATCGCGATAGTTCTTGGCTGCTGCTCGCAACAGGGTCGGTCCGCCGATATCGATATTTTCGATGGCCTCGTCCAGTGAACAGCGGGGATCGGCCACCGTCTTTTCAAACGCGTAGAGATTGACGGCCACCAGATCTATCGGTTGCAACCCGTGCTCACGGCATTGTCGCAGGTGGTCCTGGTTGGCCCGCTGATGTAAAATACCGCCGTGGACGGCCGGGTGCAGTGTCTTCACCCGGCCGTCGAGCATCTCGGGAAATCCGGTAAAATCAGACACATCGACAACGTCGATGCCGTGCTCGCGAAGCTTTTTGGCAGTACCACCGGTGGAGAGAATTTCGATATGTGCCGCAACGAGTCCGGCGGCAAAGGTTTCAATCCCGGTCTTGTCGGTAAGGCTGATTAAGGCCCGTCTCATGGTGTGCACCCGCTCCTCCCTCTTCACTCTTTTTTGATAAACGCCCTGATCTTGCGTCGATCGCGTTTGGACGGTCGTTTTGCCGGCGCGCTGTGCGAGGCCCCGAGCAGTTTTCTCGTCTCCTGTTCACGGCGGCGAATTTCCCGGCTCTCCTCGGTTTCCTCGTACAATTGCTGCGCCTCGACCGCCGGACGCCGATAGGCTGAAATACCGCGAACAACGATCGTATAGCTAATCTCGTTTTTGCTGATGGTCAAGACATCGTTGACCGCTACCGGCCGAGCCGGCCGGATCCGCGCCCCGTTGACGTGCACTTTGCCGCCGGAGACCGCCTGGGCGGCCTGGTTGCGTGTTTTGAAAAAGCGGGCGGCCCAGAGCCACTTGTCAATCCGTACCTTGGGCGACTCTGCCTCATTCACGGCACAAACCTCAGATCAGGTTCAGGAGCTGCAGCTTACCCCGGGCATATCGGATCACGCCGGGAAATCAGGTTGATGGAAAAGCAGTTAACATACACCGAACCGCCGCCGGTCGCCCAGCAAAATCATCCTCCGCCCCCCGTGCTGTCTTCCGGCCTCCTGCCGGCGCAAGAAACCAATCGTATGCCGGGCAGCGGCCGGCAAATGCGGGCAACCCGCTGTTTATGGTGGTGGCGGCAGCTGAAAAAAGGTAATACCTGTTGAGACAAACGCAGAGATGCCGAGCCCTGCCTGGTGGAACCCCCATCTCAGCTCCGGCATCGTTTCTCCGCCGTTCCCGGCCCGACTGTCCGGGGCTTTCAGGAGACCAGATTCATGAATAACGCCGCCAGCCGACCATGACCATCAAAACAGCCGGGGTCAAAGACATCAAGTTGCCGATAACGGTACTGCAGAAAGACGGCAACAGCCAGCACACCATCGCCACCATCAGCCTTCGCGTCCGCATGTCGGCCACTCTGCCGGCGGATTGCATTGCCACGTTGACGGCGGTGATGAATCGTCATATCGATCGCATCAGCGTTGCCTCTTTCCCCTCTCTGCTGGACGATGTCCAGGAATCGTTCCAGGCTCAAAGCGCCCGGATCGACATGAGTTTCCCCTATTTTCTCGAGAAGATGGCCCCGGTCTCGCGGACCAGGAGCCTGATGGAATATCATTGCGGCTTCAGTGGCGGGATCGGCGACGACGACGGCTTTCTGCTCACCGTCACGGTGCCGGTGACGACGCTGTGCCCCTGCTCCCGCGAGATCAGTGAGGCGGGGGCGCACAACCAGCGGGCCGAAGTCACCCTAAGCGCCCGCTTCCGTAAAATGGTCTGGGCGGAAGATCTGATCAGCATGGTGGAACAATGTGCATCCTGCGAGTTGTTCGCGCTACTCAAGCGTCCGGATGAGAAGTATGTGACCGAACAGGCCTTCAACAACCCGATGTTCGTCGAGGACGTGGTCCGCAAGGTCGCCGTGGAGGCCTTGCAGCACCCCCTAATAACCTGGTTCTCCGCCGGCGTGGAAAGCTACGAGTCAATTCACAAGCACAGTGCCTACGCCTATGTCGACAGTGGCGATATCAGGGCCAAGAACGGCCTGCGGCTGCCCTGAACAGCGCAACCCGCCACCCTTCAGGGATCGGCAGGCGGTACCGTTACTTCCGGGAGGTCCCGGCTCGACTCAATCATCTGGACGATCGAGAACCCTTCAATGATCATGTAGGAGAGAAACAGGAACAAACTGATGGAAACAAAGCCGATCAAGGTCGGCCAGACAACCCGCAACAAAAATTCACGTCTTTCTTCGACCATCCGTGTCAGCGTGCATAGGGCAGATTTGTTCATGGCTGCCTCCCGTCAGTTGAATTTCGGTCTGGCTTTATCCATGCAGATTCGATGCCAGCGCTGAACTTTTTACGGTTCTCCTGACGTAAGGGGAGCTTGAAAATTTACAAGTTCGTTCAGGATCGAGGCGCGCAAGACCATTTTACCGCAGGCAAATCCATGATATTGCCAGGATAACAAGTGCTTGCGCAACGAAGGGATTGGGTGAAACAGCAATTTTCCAAGGTCCCCGCAGCGCCTACGTAGCTGCAACCGAGACGCAGGGCAGTGCTCAACGTCCCGTCGGACTGGTACTCTACGAGGGCATCGGGGACTAGCCAATGCAGAACGCGGCCCGAGGAGACGATTGCCGACAATCGACATCGAGGCCGTGGTCGCCGATCAACGACAACCACGGCGCTGCTACCGACCAAACGATAGCAGAGAACTCGCGGCCAACCGAGGGAAGGGGGTCGCAGAAGACCGACAAGCCCCGGAGATCGGCCGGCCCAGCTACTCGTTTTTGAATAAATGTGGCGAGATATGATGGCGATTGAGAATCTTGTAAAAATCGGTCCGATTCCGGTCGGCGATACGGGCCGCCCGCGCCACGTTGCCCCCGGTCATCTGCAGCAACTGAACCAGATAGCGCTGCCCGAAGGCAAAGCGGGCCTCATCGAAACTGGGTATCTTGACATTTTCTTCGCGCAGGGCCGAAGAAATAAGTGTCACCGGTATCAGATCGGTGGTCGACAGGGCCGCCGCCTGTTCGACCACA encodes the following:
- the trpD gene encoding anthranilate phosphoribosyltransferase, coding for MTIREAITQVVNRVHLSELEMYQVMTEIMSGAATPAQIGSFLTGLRMKGETVDEIAGAVRVMREKAKTVDTGVDMAAGGTVIDTCGTGGDCSGTFNVSTTSAFVVAGCGFTVAKHGNRSVSSSCGSADVLEAAGVRLDLTPEQVGECIRRTGIGFLFAPALHGAMKYAIGPRREIGIRTIFNILGPLTNPAGANVQVLGVFAAELTEQLAEVLGRLGSRRALVVHGEGNLDELTITGSTLVAELRDGQVSSYRITPEEVGLPRTSLDSLKGGRDSVESAAMMKDILAGTPGPRRDMVLLNSGAALLAAGAADDLQAGIALAAECIDSGRALAKLEDLIVASTRFA
- a CDS encoding anthranilate synthase component II: MIIIIDNYDSFTYNIVQTIADLNEESGVRETVRVFRNDQITLEELRDLAPRRLIISPGPCTPKEAGISIAVITTFGPTVPLLGICLGHQAIGEAFGGEVVRADRIMHGKTSPIFHDGRGVFTGLPNPFDGMRYHSLVVRDHTLPECLEATARTDQQELMGVRHRTLPVEGVQFHPESIMTSAGRYLLRNFLAPDYLQLLGRAG
- the trpE gene encoding anthranilate synthase component I encodes the protein MTAVDITPDPTEFCRRAESKRLVSIAATIIADLDTPLTLFCKIYNEQEQVFLFESMEGGEKWGRYSFIGFDPLLLFRSVDHQVHVSSPHSGDQWSRMTEDNPLLILRRILQDMDAWDDADLPRFCGGAVGYLGYDMVRFMEKLPDLHEHLTVPDASFMIPGTVLVHDNLRQTVTVICWVDTGSGDDPGMHYHDGVTRLQKVVSALAAPVPAGFFERHRGEPRPHSFTANMEARQFHEMVERAKEYIRAGDIFQVVLSQRFQTTTEASPLSMYRALRHINPSPYLFFLKFGELVQIGSSPEILVRKEGESIELRPIAGTRPRGRDASEDAALEQELLADPKERAEHLMLVDLGRNDVGRVARGGSVRVKDLMTVERYSHVMHLVSGVHGTIAPGCDQFDVVSACFPAGTVSGAPKIRAMEIIEELEPQRRGPYAGSVGYFGFSGNMDFCITIRTFVLHGTEVFIQAGAGIVADSDPQAEFEETVNKSMGLRRAVELAERKF
- the rpsT gene encoding 30S ribosomal protein S20; the protein is MANHKSAEKRNRQSQVRRMRNRVNRSKMKTAIRSLNQVIETGSAEEAKAALAVTVPVIAKTASKGTIHKKNASRKISRLTKRVNGMETSA
- a CDS encoding cyclic nucleotide-binding domain-containing protein, which encodes MSFPRIVFRIIENRRCPLYHYGDEFSVTGIAISMNNGEEQSFFTTSVVYSPAKKEVCKILTGDLTRLVIQYERGDKIPVCLVSCSGCTGSIKLEHSSDNRLIAPESPPSSNEIGSMMHLFSDFAFFRNIENHHLEKVVQFFRLSTYRKGDIILRKGESGGNFFIIVTGGVNVINEVGITISKLGKGDVFGEMSLICNEKVSATIQAREETSIIYIDKANFKRIIDQYPTIQLYFSRLMASRLNKANMIRTEDLSSAMIGNLTEIPAEALFQTLNMNSKTGILTISELPRGTARFSFRQGSLIKAKYDIFSGEAAFYEILKEHQGRFRFTPGIPPEDFEIPEIGYFMKLLIEGMRRIDETRNKLTN
- a CDS encoding peptidase U32 family protein, whose protein sequence is MELLAPAGTQDTFLVAIEAGADAVYLGAPRLNARNLARDLSLPEIGAMVHYAHRRGKKVHIALNSLVRETDLPLLLETLCWLEEVGPDALIVQDLGLIRLARSFFPDLRLHGSTLLSSCNRQGLALLQRYGCARAVLARELTLKEIAALARDKQIELEIFIHGAMCFSYSGLCLFSSFFGGKSGLRGTCVQPCRRKFSVAGSQGGGKARSGYFFSMNDLEGLALVPELKRLGIDSLKIEGRLRSPTYVDRVVRAYRMVIDAPERDAEQAIREARQLIPEALGRKTSSGFLRSQQPKGAITPHHSGNMGSYLGRIQSLQDRPDGCYGRVAVKQPCRVGDRIRIHDERSGERVAFTLQAITAGPSRVAAAQPGQRVALLLPATLGPARGPTHFDVYRVDSGESAADLLPPDARELPRWEPATERQKQVKAKSQRLRRAIIPEGTGDRSRSNAAKPDRLFPAAKPELWVRTDTPQLLFQRLPFRPRRVLVNLQKKTVSFAGQLKGLRKGGGPEIIWALPPVVVPAGIDHLQRDIDILIRSGFRSFQIGHLSQMAFFAGHKVSLFGDYTLNLLNTQALDLVFSEGLLGAQLCIEMDRTCLHQTMAAWRQQVGSRQQRGGRKPLLGLTVYGAPPLFTSRLTADHFVYGRPLLSPKRESFVIEKQEGGTVTRPQRPFSLLPYQDELQQVGLAYLVIDLSGLKTGRKELEHVGRRLLGTEKGAPLPTFNYRGTLE
- the pyrR gene encoding bifunctional pyr operon transcriptional regulator/uracil phosphoribosyltransferase PyrR; its protein translation is MSNSLQIIMNGEELRLALQRISLQILERNQAAGRLAIVGIHTRGVFLAERIKKIIDVQTSVPTASGALDITLYRDDWSLISQNPVVKTTSIDFDIEGVELVLVDDVIYTGRTIRAAMDALMDYGRPHTIQLACLVDRGERQLPIQPDYVGLITAVRPDERIEVQLSEMGGQDQVVIER
- a CDS encoding formyltransferase family protein, with protein sequence MLNMAVLLSGSGRTLDNFHERIQAGTLAGSIQVVVSNVASALGLDKARRYGYPAFVAADSEQTNAILAAYQIDIVCLAGYLKLYVPPPHLQRRVVNIHPSLIPLFCGAGFYGDRVHRAVRQRGCLVSGCTVHFADEAYDQGPIIVQKCVGLGLEDTVKEIAAKVFAAECEAFPEALNLVDEKGIDYFWERVHR
- a CDS encoding RNA-binding S4 domain-containing protein is translated as MNEAESPKVRIDKWLWAARFFKTRNQAAQAVSGGKVHVNGARIRPARPVAVNDVLTISKNEISYTIVVRGISAYRRPAVEAQQLYEETEESREIRRREQETRKLLGASHSAPAKRPSKRDRRKIRAFIKKE
- the folE2 gene encoding GTP cyclohydrolase FolE2; the protein is MTIKTAGVKDIKLPITVLQKDGNSQHTIATISLRVRMSATLPADCIATLTAVMNRHIDRISVASFPSLLDDVQESFQAQSARIDMSFPYFLEKMAPVSRTRSLMEYHCGFSGGIGDDDGFLLTVTVPVTTLCPCSREISEAGAHNQRAEVTLSARFRKMVWAEDLISMVEQCASCELFALLKRPDEKYVTEQAFNNPMFVEDVVRKVAVEALQHPLITWFSAGVESYESIHKHSAYAYVDSGDIRAKNGLRLP